Proteins encoded by one window of Thunnus thynnus chromosome 3, fThuThy2.1, whole genome shotgun sequence:
- the znf330 gene encoding zinc finger protein 330 → MPKKKTGARKKAESRKEREKQSRANREHVEVAKHPCNSNMECDKCQRKQKNRAFCYFCNSVQKLPVCAQCGKTKCMKSSDCVIKHPGIHSTGMAMVGAVCDFCEAWVCHGRKCLSTHACACPLTDADCIECERGVWDHGGRIFRCSFCQNFLCEDDQFEHQASCQVLQAETFKCVSCNRLGQHSCLRCKACYCDDHAKSKVFKQEKGKAPPCPKCGHETQETKDLSMSTRTLKFGRQAGADDDDYYDDGASGYDSYWKNLASGSRDQEDDYGEDDDYEEDEDDEDDDDEEEEEEEEEGEEETAADSLAGLKLDGTAA, encoded by the exons ATgcccaaaaagaaaacaggagcCCGGAAAAAGGCCGAGAGTCGTAAGGAGCGAGAGAAACAGAGTCGAGCCAACCGGGAACATGTTGAAGTGGCCAAACACCCCTGCAACTCCAACATG GAATGTGACAAATGTCAGAG aaaacagaagaacagagcTTTCTGCTACTTCTGCAACTCGGTGCAGAAGCTGCCTGTCTGCGCTCAGTGTG gCAAAACCAAGTGCATGAAGTCATCAGATTGTGTCATCAAACATCCTGGGATCCACAGCACTGGGATGGCCATGGTG GGAGCAGTGTGTGACTTCTGTGAAGCTTGGGTGTGCCACGGCAGGAAATGTTTGAGCACTCATGCCTGTGCGTGTCCTCTGACTGATGCAGACTGCATTGAGTGTGAACGTGGTGTCTGGGATCATG GAGGGCGTATTTTCCGCTGTTCCTTCTGTCAGAACTTCTTGTGTGAGGATGATCAGTTTGAACACCAGGCAAGCTGCCAAGTCCTTCAGGCAGAAACATTCAAAT GTGTTTCCTGTAACAGATTGGGGCAACACTCTTGCCTGCGCTGTAAG GCCTGTTACTGTGATGACCACGCCAAGAGTAAGGTCTTCAAACAGGAGAAAGGCAAAGCGCCACCGTGCCCCAAGTGTGGCCACGAGACCCAGGAGACCAAAGACCTCAGCATGTCCA ctcGCACGTTGAAGTTTGGCCGCCAGGCCGGTGCCGACGACGACGATTATTACGATGATGGAGCGTCAGGGTATGATTCCTACTGGAAGAATCTAGCGTCCGGAAGCAGGGACCAAGAAGACGACTACGGCGAGGATGACGACTatgaggaagatgaggatgacgaggatgatgatgacgaggaggaagaggaagaggaggaagagggtgaAGAGGAAACGGCTGCTGATTCCCTGGCTGGTCTCAAATTGGATGGGACTGCTGCCTGA
- the il15 gene encoding interleukin-15 isoform X1, which produces MKDFMTALPVILVQLTCPGDQRPKGAQFQLTCNLCRESHKTQVWLCFLLLSFLSMSTCSAQGPHLRDLKHCVEEVKQTIEKSDAMLYAPSTDDIKENCRNMALKCYMLELIMVLNEEKITIDAAYHILNFNEYIKRMPGADQVGCPPCEAYSLKNITVFLARLNHLLEERIASQMAN; this is translated from the exons ATGAAAGACTTCATGACGGCGCTCCCGGTGATCCTTGTTCAGCTCACGTGCCCCGGAGACCAGCGACCG AAAGGCGCCCAGTTCCAGCTGACCTGTAACCTGTGCCGAGAGAGCCACAAAACTCAGGTGTGGCTTTGTTTCTTACTTCTGAG CTTTTTGAGTATGTCTACGTGTTCTGCTCAGGGGCCGCATTTACGTGATCTAAAGCATTGCGTGGAGGAAGTGAAACAAACCATTGAG AAATCTGATGCTATGCTGTACGCTCCATCAACTGATGACATTAAG GAgaactgtagaaacatggcgctCAAGTGTTACATGTTGGAGTTGATAATGGTCCTGAATGAGGAAAAAATTACGATTGATGCAGCGTATCACATCTTAAATTTCAATGAATACATTAAAAGAATGCCTGGAGCTGACCAG GTCGGCTGTCCACCTTGTGAAGCATACTCacttaaaaatatcacagtattTCTGGCCAGACTAAATCACCTTTTGGAAGAGAGGATCGCATCGCAGATGGCTAATTAA
- the il15 gene encoding interleukin-15 isoform X2 gives MISKGAQFQLTCNLCRESHKTQVWLCFLLLSFLSMSTCSAQGPHLRDLKHCVEEVKQTIEKSDAMLYAPSTDDIKENCRNMALKCYMLELIMVLNEEKITIDAAYHILNFNEYIKRMPGADQVGCPPCEAYSLKNITVFLARLNHLLEERIASQMAN, from the exons atgatcagt AAAGGCGCCCAGTTCCAGCTGACCTGTAACCTGTGCCGAGAGAGCCACAAAACTCAGGTGTGGCTTTGTTTCTTACTTCTGAG CTTTTTGAGTATGTCTACGTGTTCTGCTCAGGGGCCGCATTTACGTGATCTAAAGCATTGCGTGGAGGAAGTGAAACAAACCATTGAG AAATCTGATGCTATGCTGTACGCTCCATCAACTGATGACATTAAG GAgaactgtagaaacatggcgctCAAGTGTTACATGTTGGAGTTGATAATGGTCCTGAATGAGGAAAAAATTACGATTGATGCAGCGTATCACATCTTAAATTTCAATGAATACATTAAAAGAATGCCTGGAGCTGACCAG GTCGGCTGTCCACCTTGTGAAGCATACTCacttaaaaatatcacagtattTCTGGCCAGACTAAATCACCTTTTGGAAGAGAGGATCGCATCGCAGATGGCTAATTAA